The following nucleotide sequence is from Thermostaphylospora chromogena.
CGCAGATACCGCCGCGGCAGATCCGGCTCGACTCCCTGATCACCACGAAGGCGGTACTCGACCTCCACTCGCTGCTCGCCAAGGACTCCACGTTCTACGGCGATCTCTTCCCGCACGTGGTGCGGTGGCGTGGGGAGTTCTACCTGGAGGACGGGCTGCATCGCGCGCTGCGCGCGGCGCTGCACCAGAGGACCGTCCTGCACGCCCGCATCCTGGAGCACCCTGAGGACGGCGACTGACCCGGCCCACGGCCGCCGACGCATCCGCCGCCGACGCCTGACGGCCTCGGCCGCATCCCGCCGTCGCGGCGTGGCGAAGCGCCGGAAACCCCCACCGGTTCGGCTCCCGGCGTCACCGGCCGGACACGGCCGCCGCCACGACGGGGAGGCACCCGGCCCATGGGCGGGATGCGGGATCGCAGAAAGATCACGTTCACGGCCTCGCCGGGTTCCCGGCCCGCGGGGGTTCGCGAGCCGGGAACCGGTAAACGTCTTCGAAGACACCCGGCCCCCGTTCCCGGAGTGGGGCGCCGCTCGTCCGTGCGGACGCTCCGGGCCCCCATCCCGGGCCGGCGGCCGGATCGGCAGGCCCTAGATGCGGCAGAACGAGCCGCGGATGAGCCGCAGGATCATGCCGGCCTGTGTGGTGTTGACCTGGCCGCCGAAGCGCCTGCGGATCTGTTCGATCAGCTTCTTGTCCTCTTCCAGGAAGATCGCGTAATTGGGGTCGCCGTTGTCGTTGATGAGGATCTGCTGGCAGATCTCCCGTGCCACGGCGACGTACCGCTTGTCCTCCAGGTCCGGGTTGATCCGCGCCAACCCTTCGAGCAACGCCCGCGTCTCCTCGGCGTTCGGTGAGGGAACCGCACGGGCGGCGCTCGGCTTCTTCGAGGGCTTAGGCGTGGGCTCCTCCTCACCGCTCACCAGCAGCCCGATCACGACCAGTCCGGCCACAGCCGTGCCGACGGCCGGCACGATGTACTTCCAGGCGCCGCCCTTGCGGCGCGGCGGGGGCCCGGAAGGGGAGTCGAGCTCCTGCCGCGGTGCATCGGCCTGTCGTGGCACTTCCCCCTGCCGCGGCGTGTCCGCTCGCCAACCCTGGAATCTACTCGGAGGCGTCTCCCAGTCGGCGGGCTGCTGTCGTGGAAGCGGCGAGTGTGGCTGATGGGGGTGATGAGGCGGACGGTGCATAGATCCGCACAGTAGGACCAGTCACCACAGAACTCGATCAATTCGCGGTGAGGGACACCCGAAATCCGTCGACCGACATGTCTGAAATGTCATAGATCACTGACGGTAGCCGGTCGATAAACGATCAGAGCCTCCGGCCGTGACGGCCGGAGGCCCCATGGCGGTGGAGGTGGGATTTGAACCCACGGAAGGTTGCCCTTCACACGCTTTCGAGGCGTGCGCCCTCGGCCGCTAGGCGACTCCACCGTCGAGCAGCCTACCGGAAAACCGGGCGTGCTGCTTACGTCGTGCGGTTCCGGGCCCTCCTCCCGCCGCGGTGACCGCCGGCTCGTCCCCCTTAGGCGCCGAGCGCGTCCCGGCCGCGTCCGCGGCGCCGGAACGCCGGTGCGGACCGCGTTCCTCTCCCACACGGCCGTCCCGGGCCTCTTCAGCGACGGCTGCCGAAGAACTCCCGCAGCACGGCGGCGCACTCCTCGGCGAGGACTCCGGCGATGACCTCCGGCCGGTGGTTCAGCCGCCGATCCCGCACCACGTCCCACAGCGAGCCGACGGCTCCGGCCTTCTCGTCCGCCGCGCCGTACACGATGCGGTCCACCCGGGCCAGAACCGCCGCGCCCGCGCACATCGTGCACGGTTCGAGGGTGACCACGAGCGTGCATCCGGCCAGTCGCCACCCGCCCACGGCAGCGGCCGCCGCACGCAGCGCGAGGACCTCGGCGTGCGCGGTGGGATCGGCGTTCGCCTCCCGGGCGTTCTCGGCCGCGGCGAGGACCCGCCCTTCCGCGTCCAGGACGACCGCGCCCACGGGAACCTCCCCCCGCCCGGCGGCGACGCGGGCCCGCTCGAGGGCGAGCCGCATGGCTCTCTGGTGCTCAGCGGGGCCGATCAGCGGAGCCGTTCCAGTTCGTCGGCGAAGGAAAGACGCTCGGCGATGACCGAGAGGATGTCGGCGGGCAGCATGCCCTCCTCCATGCTGAGCTCCAGCAGTTCGTCGGAGCTCAGGCCGAGGTCGGAGAGCAGGTCGAAGTCGCCGACCGGACGCACCCCCAGGTCCTCCGCATCCTCATCGAGGACGGCCCCGGCCAGCTCGGCGAACAGGGCCCCCAGCTCGTCGGCGCTCCCGGCCCGGGCGTCGGAGAGGAACGCCCGGGGGTCCTCGTCGCTCTCGTAGCGCACGATGGCGAACCACTCGTCCTCGACTTCGACGCAGAGCAGGGTCAGCTCGTCCCCTCTCAGCCCGAGGCTCTCCTGCACGGCGTCACCCAAATCGTCGACGATCTCGGCACCGCCGAGATCGACCTCGGCGCCGGTCCAGCCCTCGTCGGGGTCGCGGACGAAGGCGGCGGCGAACAAGCTGCTCTGGGACGGGCGTGGAGGCATGGACTAGCTCCCGAGGTCGCCGAACACCGAGTCGAGAGCACGCTCGAACGGCTCGGAGAAGCCCAGCCGTGCGGCGATGCTCGAAAGCACCTCGTCGGGGAGGAGATCGACGTCACCGGAGAGGCTGCCGAGCTCCATCTCGTCCAGCCCGAGATCGGCGAAGATCGACAGATCTCCGGCGGGAAGCGGCTTCTCGTCTTCCTCCTGGAAGATCGCCTCCAGCTCCTCTTCCTCGGGTACCGGGACATCCAGGTATTCCAGGATCTGGCGGGCGAGAGGCCAGTCCCACGACGCGGTGATGTCGGACAGGAAGACCGACACCCGCTCGCCCAGCACCCTCAACGCCACGAAGAAGTCATCCCCAACGGCGACCAGACCAATCGTGCCGCTCATGCTGGGTTGCTGCCGTAGCGCCTTGATCAGCCCGTGGAGGTCGGAGGTCAAGGCGACCGGCAGCATGCCGGCTTCCCAGTGGTCGTCCTCTCGGTAGACCACGATGGCGAAGTCAAGCGCTTCTTCGTCTGTCATCGTCACCCCACCGACGTGGTCCCTTACGGACTCCAATGGTTCCAGAAGCGTTAGCCGACCGTATGCCCCTCCCACCAAATTGTGATCAAAAACCCGCGGGCCAAGCAGCCCATTTCTCCCCTTTCGGGGACAACAGATACGTTGGCCTTCATGGAAACCCACGTCGTTGATCATCCGCTCGTCGCGCACAAGCTCACGGTGTTGCGAGATGTGCGGACCGATTCACCGACCTTCCGCCGTCTCGCCGACGAATTGGTGACCCTCCTCGCCTACGAGGCCACCCGCGATGTGCGGATCACCGACGTGACGGTGGAGACGCCGCTGGCCACGGCACGCGGGGTACGGCTGGCGCGCCC
It contains:
- the tadA gene encoding tRNA adenosine(34) deaminase TadA, whose amino-acid sequence is MIGPAEHQRAMRLALERARVAAGRGEVPVGAVVLDAEGRVLAAAENAREANADPTAHAEVLALRAAAAAVGGWRLAGCTLVVTLEPCTMCAGAAVLARVDRIVYGAADEKAGAVGSLWDVVRDRRLNHRPEVIAGVLAEECAAVLREFFGSRR
- a CDS encoding type II toxin-antitoxin system VapB family antitoxin — protein: MIFKLVGEGRPYPEHGLTNREWAQIPPRQIRLDSLITTKAVLDLHSLLAKDSTFYGDLFPHVVRWRGEFYLEDGLHRALRAALHQRTVLHARILEHPEDGD
- a CDS encoding tRNA adenosine deaminase-associated protein, whose product is MPPRPSQSSLFAAAFVRDPDEGWTGAEVDLGGAEIVDDLGDAVQESLGLRGDELTLLCVEVEDEWFAIVRYESDEDPRAFLSDARAGSADELGALFAELAGAVLDEDAEDLGVRPVGDFDLLSDLGLSSDELLELSMEEGMLPADILSVIAERLSFADELERLR
- a CDS encoding tRNA adenosine deaminase-associated protein; amino-acid sequence: MTDEEALDFAIVVYREDDHWEAGMLPVALTSDLHGLIKALRQQPSMSGTIGLVAVGDDFFVALRVLGERVSVFLSDITASWDWPLARQILEYLDVPVPEEEELEAIFQEEDEKPLPAGDLSIFADLGLDEMELGSLSGDVDLLPDEVLSSIAARLGFSEPFERALDSVFGDLGS